A section of the Acidobacterium capsulatum ATCC 51196 genome encodes:
- a CDS encoding HAD family hydrolase, producing MPIRGVIFDYGMVLSTAQDPAAHTRLREITGLERAAFEEHYWRHRHQYDLGNLNGVAYWRKIASDAGLSFTAEQLEELVENDVLMWASLNEEMLAWAAALQDRGMRTAILSNMGEELLRYMRQEFAWLKHFTHHTWSCELQIAKPDPAIYTWTCEKMSVAPDEALFIDDKPENVKAAAEVGLHAIQFRNVAQLRHELETRDLLAGWPLPGDPPEPTDGQERVTADGLPGTDSCSTISTSKP from the coding sequence ATGCCGATTCGCGGTGTCATTTTCGACTATGGAATGGTGCTGAGCACCGCGCAGGACCCGGCGGCCCATACGCGGCTGCGCGAAATTACGGGATTGGAGCGCGCCGCGTTTGAGGAGCACTACTGGCGGCACCGGCACCAGTATGACCTCGGCAACCTGAACGGCGTGGCTTACTGGCGGAAGATTGCCTCCGATGCCGGGCTGAGCTTCACGGCCGAGCAACTGGAAGAGCTGGTGGAGAATGATGTGTTGATGTGGGCCTCACTCAATGAAGAGATGCTGGCCTGGGCTGCGGCCCTGCAGGACCGGGGCATGCGCACGGCGATTCTCTCAAACATGGGCGAGGAGCTGTTGCGCTACATGCGGCAGGAGTTCGCGTGGCTGAAGCACTTTACCCATCACACGTGGTCTTGCGAGCTGCAGATTGCCAAACCCGACCCGGCGATCTACACGTGGACGTGCGAGAAGATGAGCGTGGCTCCGGACGAAGCATTATTTATCGACGACAAGCCGGAGAATGTGAAGGCCGCGGCGGAAGTGGGGCTGCACGCCATTCAGTTCCGGAACGTGGCGCAGTTGCGGCACGAGCTGGAGACGCGCGACCTGCTGGCGGGCTGGCCTCTGCCGGGCGACCCTCCTGAGCCTACCGACGGTCAGGAGCGGGTGACGGCCGACGGCTTGCCGGGCACGGATAGCTGTTCGACGATCTCCACATCGAAGCCTTGA
- a CDS encoding MBL fold metallo-hydrolase, which produces MILETFPVGMLQCNCTLIGDETSHEAMVIDPGDNIPQILARLKAHGLVLKQIVVTHAHIDHVGGALALKRATGAPILLNANDLPLLKMMDVQAGWLGIEPPEVAPPDASAEHGMIVGLAAHPAEVLHTPGHTPGSICLLFKKDNLLLAGDTLFAGSIGRTDLPGGDSEQILRSIHDRLLPLPDDLRVVPGHGPVTTIGEERESNPFLR; this is translated from the coding sequence ATGATCCTTGAGACCTTCCCTGTCGGCATGCTGCAGTGCAATTGCACCCTGATTGGCGATGAGACCTCGCACGAGGCGATGGTGATTGATCCGGGCGACAACATTCCGCAGATTCTTGCCCGGCTCAAGGCCCACGGGCTCGTGCTGAAACAAATTGTGGTGACGCACGCGCACATTGACCACGTGGGCGGCGCGCTCGCGCTCAAACGCGCGACCGGGGCTCCCATTTTGCTCAACGCGAACGACCTGCCGCTGTTGAAGATGATGGACGTGCAGGCGGGCTGGCTCGGCATTGAGCCGCCTGAGGTGGCACCGCCCGATGCCTCGGCAGAACATGGAATGATTGTTGGCCTGGCCGCGCATCCGGCCGAGGTACTGCATACGCCGGGCCATACGCCGGGCAGCATCTGCCTGCTCTTTAAGAAAGATAACCTGCTGCTGGCGGGCGATACGCTCTTTGCCGGATCGATCGGTAGAACCGACTTGCCCGGCGGGGATTCGGAACAGATTCTGCGCTCTATTCACGACCGCCTGCTGCCACTGCCCGATGATCTCAGGGTAGTTCCCGGGCACGGACCCGTGACGACGATCGGCGAGGAGCGGGAGAGCAATCCATTCCTGCGTTAA
- a CDS encoding MFS transporter produces MSNSLVTFATKYQLRPSIILLYLGFLVTGALTVLLGVVLPKVAAVWHLTDTQSGTLLMTLFAGSSLGALFVRKHFQRTLTYGYLLVPASGLLWMAAPRLLAVPAIFLYGVGLGMAMTSTSMLVGRLFPQKRGAALSFLNFCWSIGSTLCPLLIARAPNHLSPAALGVAVAVTALPFAALPLLGGLQAKTQPSTPGRGLDRSFRTLALFAIAGFIYVGIESAVGGWLTTFALRTVAWSYARSSLTAACFWGAVLAGRGLTPLVLEGIREVKLFRLAVLALMAGLGMLVAAHSAWLLLAGTVLTGLALAPIFPLVLSLFMARAGESKHTGWVFMLSGFGGAVMPWMTGVLSTGTHSLRIGLLVPFAASLVLLAMMLWFGLTQAPAAREAAEMAAS; encoded by the coding sequence TTGTCTAATTCCCTCGTGACGTTTGCTACGAAATATCAGCTTCGGCCCTCGATTATTCTGCTCTATCTCGGATTTCTGGTCACCGGCGCCCTGACCGTGCTGCTGGGCGTGGTTCTGCCCAAGGTGGCAGCGGTCTGGCATCTCACCGACACCCAGTCGGGCACGCTGCTCATGACACTATTTGCGGGCAGTTCGCTCGGCGCGCTCTTTGTCCGGAAGCATTTTCAGCGCACGCTTACCTATGGCTACCTGCTAGTTCCAGCTTCGGGCCTGCTCTGGATGGCAGCCCCGCGACTACTAGCGGTGCCTGCCATCTTCTTGTATGGGGTAGGCCTGGGAATGGCGATGACCTCTACCAGCATGCTGGTAGGCCGTCTCTTCCCTCAGAAGCGAGGAGCGGCGCTGTCATTTCTGAACTTCTGCTGGAGCATCGGCTCCACGCTCTGCCCGCTGCTGATTGCGCGCGCTCCCAATCATCTTTCGCCAGCCGCATTGGGGGTGGCCGTGGCGGTCACGGCTCTTCCCTTCGCGGCGCTGCCGCTGCTGGGTGGCCTGCAGGCGAAAACCCAGCCGTCCACGCCGGGACGGGGGCTGGATCGATCCTTTCGCACGCTGGCTCTGTTCGCGATTGCCGGCTTTATTTATGTGGGTATAGAAAGCGCCGTGGGCGGATGGCTCACCACCTTTGCGCTGCGCACGGTGGCCTGGAGCTATGCCCGCAGCAGCCTGACGGCTGCCTGCTTCTGGGGCGCTGTTCTGGCCGGGCGTGGCCTTACCCCTCTGGTACTGGAGGGCATCCGCGAAGTGAAGCTCTTCCGCCTGGCGGTGCTGGCCCTGATGGCCGGGCTAGGCATGCTGGTGGCCGCGCACTCGGCCTGGCTGCTGCTGGCGGGGACCGTTTTGACCGGTCTGGCGCTCGCGCCCATCTTTCCGCTGGTGCTCTCGCTCTTCATGGCGCGGGCCGGGGAGTCAAAGCATACGGGATGGGTCTTCATGCTCTCAGGCTTTGGCGGCGCCGTGATGCCCTGGATGACAGGGGTTTTATCCACGGGCACCCACTCGCTCCGGATCGGCCTTCTGGTGCCGTTTGCCGCGTCGCTGGTGCTGCTGGCGATGATGCTGTGGTTCGGGCTGACGCAGGCCCCGGCTGCCCGCGAGGCAGCAGAGATGGCGGCCTCGTAA
- a CDS encoding pyridoxal phosphate-dependent aminotransferase codes for MPVSFASRTAWDLSESPSSRALQERRRAGLPVYDLTVSNPTQAGFDYDPEAILSPLAAPGALAYDPDPRGMLVARQAVCAYYADAAATLQPEQLVLTTSTSEAYSFLFRLLCNPGDEVLLAQPSYPLFEFLAQIDDVRLTSFPLFYDHGWQMDLQSLEERITPRTRAIALVHPNNPTGHFTSPADRAALERICAAHGLALIVDEVFLDYPLASAPMHASLAAGEHPVLTFVLSGLSKIAALPQMKAAWIAACGPEREVQEALHRLEVIADTFLSMNAPIQHALPRWLSHRQAIQQQVRDRTQANLDALDAVLASQSLVSRLAVEAGWYAVLRVPALESDEDLAVRLLQQAGVYAHPGHFFGFSGSGWLVLSLLIPLETFQYGIKTICKIINDLNSGI; via the coding sequence ATGCCCGTCTCCTTCGCCAGCCGAACTGCCTGGGACCTCAGCGAATCCCCCTCCAGCCGCGCGCTCCAGGAACGCCGCCGCGCCGGCCTGCCCGTCTATGACCTCACCGTCTCCAATCCCACCCAGGCTGGCTTTGACTATGATCCGGAGGCGATTCTGTCTCCGCTCGCCGCCCCCGGCGCGCTGGCCTATGACCCGGACCCGCGCGGCATGCTCGTCGCCCGGCAGGCCGTCTGCGCCTACTACGCCGATGCGGCGGCTACGCTGCAGCCGGAGCAGCTCGTGCTCACCACCAGCACCAGCGAGGCTTACAGCTTTCTCTTTCGCCTGCTCTGCAATCCCGGCGACGAGGTGTTGCTGGCCCAGCCCAGCTATCCGCTCTTTGAGTTTCTGGCTCAGATCGATGACGTGCGTCTGACCTCTTTCCCACTCTTCTACGACCACGGCTGGCAGATGGATCTGCAGAGTCTTGAGGAGCGCATCACCCCGCGCACCCGGGCCATCGCGCTCGTCCATCCCAATAATCCGACCGGGCACTTCACCTCGCCAGCCGACCGGGCCGCCCTGGAACGCATCTGCGCCGCCCACGGCCTCGCTCTCATCGTCGATGAAGTTTTTCTCGATTACCCGCTCGCGTCCGCCCCCATGCATGCCAGCTTAGCGGCCGGGGAGCATCCGGTGCTGACCTTCGTCTTGAGCGGTCTCAGCAAGATCGCCGCCCTGCCGCAAATGAAAGCCGCCTGGATCGCCGCCTGCGGCCCCGAAAGGGAAGTTCAGGAAGCTCTCCACCGCCTCGAAGTCATCGCCGACACTTTTCTGTCGATGAACGCCCCCATCCAGCATGCGCTACCTCGCTGGCTTTCTCACCGGCAGGCGATCCAGCAGCAGGTCCGCGACCGCACCCAGGCCAACCTCGACGCGCTGGACGCCGTCCTGGCCAGCCAGTCCCTGGTCTCCCGGCTCGCAGTCGAAGCTGGCTGGTACGCGGTGCTCCGTGTGCCGGCCCTCGAAAGCGACGAAGACCTCGCGGTTCGGCTTCTCCAGCAGGCTGGAGTCTACGCCCATCCCGGTCACTTCTTTGGATTCTCCGGCTCCGGCTGGCTCGTCCTGAGCCTGTTGATTCCTTTGGAGACTTTTCAGTACGGAATCAAGACTATCTGCAAAATAATCAATGACTTGAACTCTGGCATTTAA